From a single Vespa crabro chromosome 22, iyVesCrab1.2, whole genome shotgun sequence genomic region:
- the LOC124431880 gene encoding Fanconi anemia group I protein homolog isoform X4: MYAKLQDLMGRKDRPRLHKFVQNVNIEELCKVLSDKIYSADIVKVLDEILQAFCNADKFSENKLKVVKAILKTLGSAKINSNHAEEIISLIAMDFPNFSKNCLIQLVQFSTSNIYSNEDNFYSWKDLLPVLLEILEQEKYIDYMNSEVTGSEYKTLIVKSICNSHWEPSIVPCLAKMFGDMILEKKDLNVVIIALCHKLCMIALNEIPPFVYQTLRLCSNSSCIHLIVSLRKYFASYYSNANSKEKENNLDDISTTSLKEIQDAESNVLFHIHHATQLHYKCIKDLILAFKKFSIVPEYILEPFILSTIFIISSVHEEQVFEMLHQTILRKMQDDEKCKNSAWLNSLMNNNCDIMNIIDQVIANSDKDRHVVLKGIMELGFVLMDTEHTIGKVNKYPIHNIGIQILQRLMKKRHEICGSVLQLLTDKIVAGGLLISQYTDCLAYMCSKLAMNVLDFQTYIITLLDQLLCVPGTAAVQILYAVLPLIHVSSNIKDNLMLSLRKALYRKGICTRKMAVTGFLELLKMLKMNSRRNLSNDCSRNSSMSITLSNSTSILTQVTLEKHNNIGNNYGCNKRLCVDILNILKKCFTQEYEVRSHLYEGLYEVVIKNPELSEYIVEILLAQLNLYYEIDENVLPPLKIDLSADINDIQIVPKEPIATLISVLQAIYIKTALEDWEILNKVAIILESLCIRMIRTETEHLNLDDIMNLLDNTPKSQQKLHNLKEMIGVYESLISFRVNSWVNESKNIAKSIYGLFKGYNRLMDIIKIFEWISKCSQTEGISVSTAILILQILLWIEDCDKDNGEILNDICLEISEKLGMIHKIETSKNEKYKIINENTVVQAYSVLNHYIKNKLDNVSWFLERLKAELAIMNVVNINNEQHAEDLVEKERNLCRQLSYIIQILYTLANISIDPGQSTNSIFKNLQQLYNILSKLTKYFYNKSSSGNAAFHAVRFIQVIQLAGKPLKSTFYNLVTHIEESQSKDKKRLKTDTNIQKNHILKETKLIPRVVYEIEQFSKEVLLLAKKTGVPLENYIKHSVTRDFRILDSRLTESLEQIDVSMLSTQRTNVTNINNSLTHDLDNNSSSITEHSLTES, from the exons ATGTATGCGAAATTACAAGATCTAATGGGTCGAAAAGATCGACCACGATTACACAAATTCGTACAGAATGTAAATATAGAAGAA CTTTGCAAAGTATTATCTGATAAGATTTATAGCGCAGATATAGTAAAAGTGCTGGATGAAATACTACAAGCATTTTGTAATGCTGACAAATTTTctgaaaacaaattaaaagtaGTGAAAGCCATACTAAAAACTCTAGGAAGTGCtaaaattaatagtaatcACGCAGAAGAAATCATCAGTCTTATAGCTATGGATTTTCctaatttttcaaagaattgtCTAATTCAATTAGTACAATTTTCTACttctaatatttattcaaacgAAGATAACTTCTACAG ttGGAAAGATTTATTACCGGTGTTATTAGAAATCttagaacaagaaaaatatattgattatatgaATTCAGAAGTCACTGGAAGTGAATATAAGACGCTTATCGTTAAATCCATATGTAACAGCCACTGGGAGCCTAGCATTGTACCATGTCTAGCGAAAATGTTTgg AGACATGATTCTGGAGAAAAAAGATCTGAATGTGGTAATTATTGCATTGTGTCATAAACTTTGCATGATTGCTTTAAATGAAATACCGCCTTTTGTATATCAGACTCTTAGATTATGTAGTAATTCTAGTTGTATACATTTGATTGTATCACTGCGTAAATATTTTGCATCGTATTATTCAAATGCaaatagtaaagaaaaagagaataatttagACGATATTA GTACAACAagtttaaaagaaatacaagatGCAGAAAGTAATGTACTGTTTCACATACATCATGCCACACAATTacattataaatgtataaaagatTTGATActtgcatttaaaaaattttctatagtaccagaatatatattagaacctttcattttatctacaatatttataatctccAGTGTACATGAAGAACAG GTTTTTGAAATGCTTCATCAGAcgattttaagaaaaatgcAAGATGATGAAAAATGTAAGAATAGTGCTTGGTTAAACtctttaatgaataataattgtgatattatgaatattatagatCAAGTTATAGCAAATag tGATAAAGACCGTCATGTTGTATTAAAAGGAATTATGGAGTTAGGATTTGTGCTTATGGATACAGAACATACAATTggaaaagttaataaatatcCAATACATAACATTGGTATACAGATACTTCAAAgattaatgaagaaaagacATGAAATATGTGGTTCTGTACTTCAATTATTAACTGATAAAATAGTGGCAGGTGGTTTGTTAATATCGCAGTACACAg attGTTTGGCATATATGTGCTCTAAATTAGCAATGAATGTGCTCGATTTTCAAACTTATATAATTACTCTTCTTGATCAATTGCTATGTGTACCTGGTACTGCAGCTGTACAAATTCTTTACGCAGTTTTGCCATTGATACATGTTTCATCTAATATAAAAGACAATCTTATGTTATCATTGAGAAAGGCTCTCTATAGAAAAGGAATATGTACACGTAAAATGGCAGTAACTGGTTTTCTTGaactattaaaaatgttaaaaatgaattctAGAAGAAATCTTTCAAATGATTGTTCTAGAAATTCCTCCATGTCTATCACATTATCTAATTCGACATCCATATTAACTCAG gtAACTTTAGAAAAACACaataatataggaaataatTATGGATGCAATAAAAGATTATGTGTcgacatattaaatatattaaaaaaatgttttactcAAGAATATGAAGTCAGATCACATTTATATGAag gaTTATATGAAGTTGTAATTAAGAATCCTGAACTATCGGAATACATAGTGGAAATATTACTTGCTCAAttgaatctttattatgaaataGATGAAAATGTATTACCTCCATTAAAGATTGATCTAAGTGctgatataaacgatatacaAATTGTTCCAAAAGAGCCTATAGCCACATTGATTTCTGTATTACAagcaatttatataaaaacagcTTTAGAAGATTgggaaattttaaataaagttGCTATCATTCTAGAGTCACTATGTATAAGGATGATACGAACTGAAACGGAACATTTAAATTTG GATGATATAATGAATTTACTTGATAATACACCAAAATCACaacaaaaattacataatttaaaagaaatgatagGCGTATAtgaatctttaatatcattcagAGTTAATTCCTGGgttaatgaaagtaaaaatatagcAAAAAGTATATATGGTCTTTTTAAAGGATATAATAGGTTAATGGACATTATTAAg atttttgAATGGATTAGTAAATGTTCACAAACGGAAGGCATCAGTGTTTCTACAGCTATTTTGATCCTTCAAATCCTTTTATGGATAGAAGACTGCGATAAAGACAATggagaaatattaaatgatatttgtcTGGAAATATCAGAGAAACTGGGTATGATACATAAG ATTGAAAcatcaaaaaatgaaaaatataaaattataaacgaaaatacaGTTGTGCAAGCTTATAGCGTACTTAAtcattacataaaaaataaattagataatgtGTCTTGGTTTTTAGAACGTTTGAAAGCTGAACTTGCAATAATGaatgttgttaatattaataatgaacaaC atGCAGAAGATTTAGTAGAAAAAGAACGCAATTTATGCAGACAATTGTCTTATATCATTCAAATACTTTATACATTGGCCAACATATCTATCGATCCAGGTCAATCTACCAACTCGATATTTAAGAACTTACAACAATTGTATAACATATTGAGTAAACttactaaatatttttataataaatcgagCAGTGGAAATGCAGCATTTCATGCTGTTAG gtTTATTCAGGTGATACAATTAGCTGGAAAACCATTAAAAtctactttttataatttagtaACCCACATAGAG GAAAGCCAAAGTAAAGACAAAAAACGATTAAAGACagatacaaatatacaaaaaaatcatattttaaaagaaactaaATTAATACCACGTGTTGTTTATGAAATTGAACAGTTTAGTAAAGAAGTACTGCTCCTTGCAAAAAAAACAGGG gtacctttagaaaattatatcaaacatAGCGTAACACGTGATTTCCGAATATTAGATTCACGATTAACAGAATCTCTTGAACAAATAGATGTCAGTAtg tTAAGCACGCAACGCACTAATGtcacaaatataaataacagtCTTACACATGATTTGGATAATAATTCATCATCCATAACAGAACATTCTTTGACTGAGTCATAA
- the LOC124431880 gene encoding Fanconi anemia group I protein homolog isoform X5, with the protein MSSENVWRHDSGEKRSECGTTSLKEIQDAESNVLFHIHHATQLHYKCIKDLILAFKKFSIVPEYILEPFILSTIFIISSVHEEQVFEMLHQTILRKMQDDEKCKNSAWLNSLMNNNCDIMNIIDQVIANSDKDRHVVLKGIMELGFVLMDTEHTIGKVNKYPIHNIGIQILQRLMKKRHEICGSVLQLLTDKIVAGGLLISQYTDCLAYMCSKLAMNVLDFQTYIITLLDQLLCVPGTAAVQILYAVLPLIHVSSNIKDNLMLSLRKALYRKGICTRKMAVTGFLELLKMLKMNSRRNLSNDCSRNSSMSITLSNSTSILTQVTLEKHNNIGNNYGCNKRLCVDILNILKKCFTQEYEVRSHLYEGLYEVVIKNPELSEYIVEILLAQLNLYYEIDENVLPPLKIDLSADINDIQIVPKEPIATLISVLQAIYIKTALEDWEILNKVAIILESLCIRMIRTETEHLNLDDIMNLLDNTPKSQQKLHNLKEMIGVYESLISFRVNSWVNESKNIAKSIYGLFKGYNRLMDIIKNIRKKKGNKNKKNKDANNTTFKKQSHSDIIKLPNGNISLNIVCKILELHYLDKWSDNDEAKILRSHRDFYHYILQSCISTFQTIILLSIPDFEKHKKQYIKVYHKIGELLYKNVILEFRNAFNDDQQGTLLALQCFKEYCCLICSKFSSQLPQFIYSMCNEKPMESFNMQLETFILSFKAPLKISFEQDSDEPEFYKQMSLILLEIIQQFVHQLNFYEKNTKKIFEWISKCSQTEGISVSTAILILQILLWIEDCDKDNGEILNDICLEISEKLGMIHKIETSKNEKYKIINENTVVQAYSVLNHYIKNKLDNVSWFLERLKAELAIMNVVNINNEQHAEDLVEKERNLCRQLSYIIQILYTLANISIDPGQSTNSIFKNLQQLYNILSKLTKYFYNKSSSGNAAFHAVRFIQVIQLAGKPLKSTFYNLVTHIEESQSKDKKRLKTDTNIQKNHILKETKLIPRVVYEIEQFSKEVLLLAKKTGVPLENYIKHSVTRDFRILDSRLTESLEQIDVSMLSTQRTNVTNINNSLTHDLDNNSSSITEHSLTES; encoded by the exons ATGTCTAGCGAAAATGTTTgg AGACATGATTCTGGAGAAAAAAGATCTGAATGTG GTACAACAagtttaaaagaaatacaagatGCAGAAAGTAATGTACTGTTTCACATACATCATGCCACACAATTacattataaatgtataaaagatTTGATActtgcatttaaaaaattttctatagtaccagaatatatattagaacctttcattttatctacaatatttataatctccAGTGTACATGAAGAACAG GTTTTTGAAATGCTTCATCAGAcgattttaagaaaaatgcAAGATGATGAAAAATGTAAGAATAGTGCTTGGTTAAACtctttaatgaataataattgtgatattatgaatattatagatCAAGTTATAGCAAATag tGATAAAGACCGTCATGTTGTATTAAAAGGAATTATGGAGTTAGGATTTGTGCTTATGGATACAGAACATACAATTggaaaagttaataaatatcCAATACATAACATTGGTATACAGATACTTCAAAgattaatgaagaaaagacATGAAATATGTGGTTCTGTACTTCAATTATTAACTGATAAAATAGTGGCAGGTGGTTTGTTAATATCGCAGTACACAg attGTTTGGCATATATGTGCTCTAAATTAGCAATGAATGTGCTCGATTTTCAAACTTATATAATTACTCTTCTTGATCAATTGCTATGTGTACCTGGTACTGCAGCTGTACAAATTCTTTACGCAGTTTTGCCATTGATACATGTTTCATCTAATATAAAAGACAATCTTATGTTATCATTGAGAAAGGCTCTCTATAGAAAAGGAATATGTACACGTAAAATGGCAGTAACTGGTTTTCTTGaactattaaaaatgttaaaaatgaattctAGAAGAAATCTTTCAAATGATTGTTCTAGAAATTCCTCCATGTCTATCACATTATCTAATTCGACATCCATATTAACTCAG gtAACTTTAGAAAAACACaataatataggaaataatTATGGATGCAATAAAAGATTATGTGTcgacatattaaatatattaaaaaaatgttttactcAAGAATATGAAGTCAGATCACATTTATATGAag gaTTATATGAAGTTGTAATTAAGAATCCTGAACTATCGGAATACATAGTGGAAATATTACTTGCTCAAttgaatctttattatgaaataGATGAAAATGTATTACCTCCATTAAAGATTGATCTAAGTGctgatataaacgatatacaAATTGTTCCAAAAGAGCCTATAGCCACATTGATTTCTGTATTACAagcaatttatataaaaacagcTTTAGAAGATTgggaaattttaaataaagttGCTATCATTCTAGAGTCACTATGTATAAGGATGATACGAACTGAAACGGAACATTTAAATTTG GATGATATAATGAATTTACTTGATAATACACCAAAATCACaacaaaaattacataatttaaaagaaatgatagGCGTATAtgaatctttaatatcattcagAGTTAATTCCTGGgttaatgaaagtaaaaatatagcAAAAAGTATATATGGTCTTTTTAAAGGATATAATAGGTTAATGGACATTATTAAg aatataagaaaaaagaagggaaacaaaaataaaaaaaataaagatgcaAATAACACTACATTTAAGAAGCAAAGCCATtcagatattataaaattgccAAATGGAAATATAAGTCTAAACATAGTGTGTAAAATTTTAGAACTACATTATTT AGACAAGTGGTCAGACAATGATGAAGCTAAGATTTTAAGATCACATAGagacttttatcattatattttacaaagttGCATTTCTACTTttcaaacaataatattattaagtattCCAGACTttgaaaaacacaaaaaacaatatataaaagtgtatCATAAAATTGGGGA attactctataaaaatgtaattttggAATTTAGAAATGCATTTAATGATGATCAACAGGGAACATTATTAGCTTTACAGTGTTTTAAGGAATATTGTTGTCTAATATGTTCAAAGTTTTCTTCTCAATTGccacaatttatttatagtatgt GTAATGAAAAACCAATGGAAAGTTTTAATATGCAATTAGAAACATTTATTTTGTCTTTCAAAGCTccattgaaaatttctttcgaacaaGATTCTGATGAGCCtgaattttataaacaaatgtcGTTAATACTTTTAGAAATTATACAACAATTTGTGCATCAATTGaacttttatgaaaaaaatactaaaaaa atttttgAATGGATTAGTAAATGTTCACAAACGGAAGGCATCAGTGTTTCTACAGCTATTTTGATCCTTCAAATCCTTTTATGGATAGAAGACTGCGATAAAGACAATggagaaatattaaatgatatttgtcTGGAAATATCAGAGAAACTGGGTATGATACATAAG ATTGAAAcatcaaaaaatgaaaaatataaaattataaacgaaaatacaGTTGTGCAAGCTTATAGCGTACTTAAtcattacataaaaaataaattagataatgtGTCTTGGTTTTTAGAACGTTTGAAAGCTGAACTTGCAATAATGaatgttgttaatattaataatgaacaaC atGCAGAAGATTTAGTAGAAAAAGAACGCAATTTATGCAGACAATTGTCTTATATCATTCAAATACTTTATACATTGGCCAACATATCTATCGATCCAGGTCAATCTACCAACTCGATATTTAAGAACTTACAACAATTGTATAACATATTGAGTAAACttactaaatatttttataataaatcgagCAGTGGAAATGCAGCATTTCATGCTGTTAG gtTTATTCAGGTGATACAATTAGCTGGAAAACCATTAAAAtctactttttataatttagtaACCCACATAGAG GAAAGCCAAAGTAAAGACAAAAAACGATTAAAGACagatacaaatatacaaaaaaatcatattttaaaagaaactaaATTAATACCACGTGTTGTTTATGAAATTGAACAGTTTAGTAAAGAAGTACTGCTCCTTGCAAAAAAAACAGGG gtacctttagaaaattatatcaaacatAGCGTAACACGTGATTTCCGAATATTAGATTCACGATTAACAGAATCTCTTGAACAAATAGATGTCAGTAtg tTAAGCACGCAACGCACTAATGtcacaaatataaataacagtCTTACACATGATTTGGATAATAATTCATCATCCATAACAGAACATTCTTTGACTGAGTCATAA
- the LOC124431880 gene encoding Fanconi anemia group I protein homolog isoform X1: MYAKLQDLMGRKDRPRLHKFVQNVNIEELCKVLSDKIYSADIVKVLDEILQAFCNADKFSENKLKVVKAILKTLGSAKINSNHAEEIISLIAMDFPNFSKNCLIQLVQFSTSNIYSNEDNFYSWKDLLPVLLEILEQEKYIDYMNSEVTGSEYKTLIVKSICNSHWEPSIVPCLAKMFGDMILEKKDLNVVIIALCHKLCMIALNEIPPFVYQTLRLCSNSSCIHLIVSLRKYFASYYSNANSKEKENNLDDISTTSLKEIQDAESNVLFHIHHATQLHYKCIKDLILAFKKFSIVPEYILEPFILSTIFIISSVHEEQVFEMLHQTILRKMQDDEKCKNSAWLNSLMNNNCDIMNIIDQVIANSDKDRHVVLKGIMELGFVLMDTEHTIGKVNKYPIHNIGIQILQRLMKKRHEICGSVLQLLTDKIVAGGLLISQYTDCLAYMCSKLAMNVLDFQTYIITLLDQLLCVPGTAAVQILYAVLPLIHVSSNIKDNLMLSLRKALYRKGICTRKMAVTGFLELLKMLKMNSRRNLSNDCSRNSSMSITLSNSTSILTQVTLEKHNNIGNNYGCNKRLCVDILNILKKCFTQEYEVRSHLYEGLYEVVIKNPELSEYIVEILLAQLNLYYEIDENVLPPLKIDLSADINDIQIVPKEPIATLISVLQAIYIKTALEDWEILNKVAIILESLCIRMIRTETEHLNLDDIMNLLDNTPKSQQKLHNLKEMIGVYESLISFRVNSWVNESKNIAKSIYGLFKGYNRLMDIIKNIRKKKGNKNKKNKDANNTTFKKQSHSDIIKLPNGNISLNIVCKILELHYLDKWSDNDEAKILRSHRDFYHYILQSCISTFQTIILLSIPDFEKHKKQYIKVYHKIGELLYKNVILEFRNAFNDDQQGTLLALQCFKEYCCLICSKFSSQLPQFIYSMCNEKPMESFNMQLETFILSFKAPLKISFEQDSDEPEFYKQMSLILLEIIQQFVHQLNFYEKNTKKIFEWISKCSQTEGISVSTAILILQILLWIEDCDKDNGEILNDICLEISEKLGMIHKIETSKNEKYKIINENTVVQAYSVLNHYIKNKLDNVSWFLERLKAELAIMNVVNINNEQHAEDLVEKERNLCRQLSYIIQILYTLANISIDPGQSTNSIFKNLQQLYNILSKLTKYFYNKSSSGNAAFHAVRFIQVIQLAGKPLKSTFYNLVTHIEESQSKDKKRLKTDTNIQKNHILKETKLIPRVVYEIEQFSKEVLLLAKKTGVPLENYIKHSVTRDFRILDSRLTESLEQIDVSMLSTQRTNVTNINNSLTHDLDNNSSSITEHSLTES; encoded by the exons ATGTATGCGAAATTACAAGATCTAATGGGTCGAAAAGATCGACCACGATTACACAAATTCGTACAGAATGTAAATATAGAAGAA CTTTGCAAAGTATTATCTGATAAGATTTATAGCGCAGATATAGTAAAAGTGCTGGATGAAATACTACAAGCATTTTGTAATGCTGACAAATTTTctgaaaacaaattaaaagtaGTGAAAGCCATACTAAAAACTCTAGGAAGTGCtaaaattaatagtaatcACGCAGAAGAAATCATCAGTCTTATAGCTATGGATTTTCctaatttttcaaagaattgtCTAATTCAATTAGTACAATTTTCTACttctaatatttattcaaacgAAGATAACTTCTACAG ttGGAAAGATTTATTACCGGTGTTATTAGAAATCttagaacaagaaaaatatattgattatatgaATTCAGAAGTCACTGGAAGTGAATATAAGACGCTTATCGTTAAATCCATATGTAACAGCCACTGGGAGCCTAGCATTGTACCATGTCTAGCGAAAATGTTTgg AGACATGATTCTGGAGAAAAAAGATCTGAATGTGGTAATTATTGCATTGTGTCATAAACTTTGCATGATTGCTTTAAATGAAATACCGCCTTTTGTATATCAGACTCTTAGATTATGTAGTAATTCTAGTTGTATACATTTGATTGTATCACTGCGTAAATATTTTGCATCGTATTATTCAAATGCaaatagtaaagaaaaagagaataatttagACGATATTA GTACAACAagtttaaaagaaatacaagatGCAGAAAGTAATGTACTGTTTCACATACATCATGCCACACAATTacattataaatgtataaaagatTTGATActtgcatttaaaaaattttctatagtaccagaatatatattagaacctttcattttatctacaatatttataatctccAGTGTACATGAAGAACAG GTTTTTGAAATGCTTCATCAGAcgattttaagaaaaatgcAAGATGATGAAAAATGTAAGAATAGTGCTTGGTTAAACtctttaatgaataataattgtgatattatgaatattatagatCAAGTTATAGCAAATag tGATAAAGACCGTCATGTTGTATTAAAAGGAATTATGGAGTTAGGATTTGTGCTTATGGATACAGAACATACAATTggaaaagttaataaatatcCAATACATAACATTGGTATACAGATACTTCAAAgattaatgaagaaaagacATGAAATATGTGGTTCTGTACTTCAATTATTAACTGATAAAATAGTGGCAGGTGGTTTGTTAATATCGCAGTACACAg attGTTTGGCATATATGTGCTCTAAATTAGCAATGAATGTGCTCGATTTTCAAACTTATATAATTACTCTTCTTGATCAATTGCTATGTGTACCTGGTACTGCAGCTGTACAAATTCTTTACGCAGTTTTGCCATTGATACATGTTTCATCTAATATAAAAGACAATCTTATGTTATCATTGAGAAAGGCTCTCTATAGAAAAGGAATATGTACACGTAAAATGGCAGTAACTGGTTTTCTTGaactattaaaaatgttaaaaatgaattctAGAAGAAATCTTTCAAATGATTGTTCTAGAAATTCCTCCATGTCTATCACATTATCTAATTCGACATCCATATTAACTCAG gtAACTTTAGAAAAACACaataatataggaaataatTATGGATGCAATAAAAGATTATGTGTcgacatattaaatatattaaaaaaatgttttactcAAGAATATGAAGTCAGATCACATTTATATGAag gaTTATATGAAGTTGTAATTAAGAATCCTGAACTATCGGAATACATAGTGGAAATATTACTTGCTCAAttgaatctttattatgaaataGATGAAAATGTATTACCTCCATTAAAGATTGATCTAAGTGctgatataaacgatatacaAATTGTTCCAAAAGAGCCTATAGCCACATTGATTTCTGTATTACAagcaatttatataaaaacagcTTTAGAAGATTgggaaattttaaataaagttGCTATCATTCTAGAGTCACTATGTATAAGGATGATACGAACTGAAACGGAACATTTAAATTTG GATGATATAATGAATTTACTTGATAATACACCAAAATCACaacaaaaattacataatttaaaagaaatgatagGCGTATAtgaatctttaatatcattcagAGTTAATTCCTGGgttaatgaaagtaaaaatatagcAAAAAGTATATATGGTCTTTTTAAAGGATATAATAGGTTAATGGACATTATTAAg aatataagaaaaaagaagggaaacaaaaataaaaaaaataaagatgcaAATAACACTACATTTAAGAAGCAAAGCCATtcagatattataaaattgccAAATGGAAATATAAGTCTAAACATAGTGTGTAAAATTTTAGAACTACATTATTT AGACAAGTGGTCAGACAATGATGAAGCTAAGATTTTAAGATCACATAGagacttttatcattatattttacaaagttGCATTTCTACTTttcaaacaataatattattaagtattCCAGACTttgaaaaacacaaaaaacaatatataaaagtgtatCATAAAATTGGGGA attactctataaaaatgtaattttggAATTTAGAAATGCATTTAATGATGATCAACAGGGAACATTATTAGCTTTACAGTGTTTTAAGGAATATTGTTGTCTAATATGTTCAAAGTTTTCTTCTCAATTGccacaatttatttatagtatgt GTAATGAAAAACCAATGGAAAGTTTTAATATGCAATTAGAAACATTTATTTTGTCTTTCAAAGCTccattgaaaatttctttcgaacaaGATTCTGATGAGCCtgaattttataaacaaatgtcGTTAATACTTTTAGAAATTATACAACAATTTGTGCATCAATTGaacttttatgaaaaaaatactaaaaaa atttttgAATGGATTAGTAAATGTTCACAAACGGAAGGCATCAGTGTTTCTACAGCTATTTTGATCCTTCAAATCCTTTTATGGATAGAAGACTGCGATAAAGACAATggagaaatattaaatgatatttgtcTGGAAATATCAGAGAAACTGGGTATGATACATAAG ATTGAAAcatcaaaaaatgaaaaatataaaattataaacgaaaatacaGTTGTGCAAGCTTATAGCGTACTTAAtcattacataaaaaataaattagataatgtGTCTTGGTTTTTAGAACGTTTGAAAGCTGAACTTGCAATAATGaatgttgttaatattaataatgaacaaC atGCAGAAGATTTAGTAGAAAAAGAACGCAATTTATGCAGACAATTGTCTTATATCATTCAAATACTTTATACATTGGCCAACATATCTATCGATCCAGGTCAATCTACCAACTCGATATTTAAGAACTTACAACAATTGTATAACATATTGAGTAAACttactaaatatttttataataaatcgagCAGTGGAAATGCAGCATTTCATGCTGTTAG gtTTATTCAGGTGATACAATTAGCTGGAAAACCATTAAAAtctactttttataatttagtaACCCACATAGAG GAAAGCCAAAGTAAAGACAAAAAACGATTAAAGACagatacaaatatacaaaaaaatcatattttaaaagaaactaaATTAATACCACGTGTTGTTTATGAAATTGAACAGTTTAGTAAAGAAGTACTGCTCCTTGCAAAAAAAACAGGG gtacctttagaaaattatatcaaacatAGCGTAACACGTGATTTCCGAATATTAGATTCACGATTAACAGAATCTCTTGAACAAATAGATGTCAGTAtg tTAAGCACGCAACGCACTAATGtcacaaatataaataacagtCTTACACATGATTTGGATAATAATTCATCATCCATAACAGAACATTCTTTGACTGAGTCATAA